Below is a genomic region from bacterium.
ATCCGGCAAGTGCGGCGCACCGTCGGCCGCCCCTTCCTCCTCGTCGAGTTGATGGGCGAACTCGTGGAGGACGATGTTGCGGATGCCGCCGCGGGAGTCCCGCTTCACCTCGTCCCAGGCGAGAACCACCGCCCCCTCCCGCCAGGACTCCCCGTCCCGCTCCTCCTCCCCCTCGTGGACCACGCCGTCGTCCTCGGCCCAGGCCAGGGGAGCGACGAAGGGATGGGGATAGAGGAGAACGCTCCGCAGAAGCGGATAATATTCGACCGGGCGGCGGAGGAGAA
It encodes:
- a CDS encoding zinc-dependent peptidase: MFGFKQRKRRRIFASLFPPAWEEMLRREVALYRSLPAADRTELRGHTLVFLAEKNFEGCGGLVLTEEMKVMVSAQACLLLLRRPVEYYPLLRSVLLYPHPFVAPLAWAEDDGVVHEGEEERDGESWREGAVVLAWDEVKRDSRGGIRNIVLHEFAHQLDEEEGAADGAPHLPD